The Bacillota bacterium nucleotide sequence CGCCGCCGGTCGCGATGGCCGCATAGTCGCGGCGCGACAGATGAGGGGTGTGTCGGTTTTCGCGCGGTTCACGCCGGTCCCCGGCCTCACCGGCATAGACGTCACGCTGCTCGCGGACGACGGCGTCGAGCTCCCCGCAGGTGTATCGGCTCGCGCGTTCCGTGAGGCCGCCAGGAATCTCCTCAGGGCGATGAGTCACCAGCATGCAAGCGATGACTCCACAGGCGCTCGAGGCGGCGCGGAGAGACTTGAGACTCGTGTTCAGGCCGGCGGGCCTGAATTGTAGTCGAGGGCAAATCCAGACAAAGGAGGAGGTAGGAGTGGGAGCCCTAGCTCACGGCGCAGAGGCATTCATTGGTGTGTTCAAGAAGGGAGGAGAGGTCTACATAAGTCTCCTGTCGGGTATAGTCCCGACGCTGATCGCCCTGATGACGGCGGTCTACTTCGTCACGAGGGCGATAGGGCAGGAGAAGGTCGAGGCGTTCGCCAGGCGCCTCACCGGTAACCGCCTGCTCAGGTACACGCTGTTTCCGGTTCTCGCAGTGTTCTTCCTCACCAACCCGATGGCGTACACGTTCGGCCGCTTCCTCAACGAGAAGCACAAACCCGCCTTCTACGACGCTGCCGTCTCATTCGTACACCCGATCGTGGGCCTGTTCCCGCACGCCAACCCTGCGGAGTTGTTCGTCTACCTCGGCATCGCCAAGGGTCTCCAGGACAAGGGACTGTCTCTCGGTCCAATTGCTATCAGGTACTTCATCGTCGGTGTCATCGTTATCCTGATGCGCGGCCTGATGACGGAATCGCTCACGGCTTACTTCGCACGCCAGCGCGGCGTGACGCTGGAATAGGGGGTGCCTGCGGTGAACTGGGTAACGGGATTACTTGAGAAGATCGGCCGCGGGGCCGGGCGATTCGTCGGCCTGTTCTTCCAGGCCGGACGCGACACCATCGACCAGCTGATCAAGAACGTCCTGCCGTTCATGGCGTTCGTGGCGACGCTGATCGGCATCATCCTGGCCACCGGCATAGGTAACGCGCTGGCCCAGGTGCTCAGGCCGCTGGCCGGGAGCCTCGTGGGACTCATAGTGCTGTCGCTCATCGTCGGGTTCCCGATTCTGTCGCCGCTTCTCGGCCCGGGTGCCGTCATAGCCCAGGTGATCGGGACGCTGATCGGGGTCGAGATCGGGAGGGGCAACGTTCCCGTACAGCTCGCGCTTCCCGCCATGTTCGCCATCAACCCGCAGGTTGGTTGCGACTTCATACCCGTCGGCCTGGCGCTCGGCGAGGCCAAACCCGAGACCATTGAAATCGGTGTGCCGGCGATCCTGGTCACCCGCTTCGTGACGGGGCCGATATCCGTGGTCCTGGCTTATCTGTTCAGCATAGGCATGTATTAGAGACACGGCGGCCGGCCCGGGCGGGCGGGGGTGGTTCCGACCCCGGTCGCCCGGGTGGTTAGCTGCTGACCAGGAGGGATGGGTGTGGCGTACAGGACGATAAAGGTCGAGAAGGGCCCCGGCGGCTGGGGAGGCCCGCTGGTCCTGACCCCTAAGCCCGGCAAGGACAAGATATCCTCGGTCACGGGCGGCGGGATACACCCGCTCGCCACGAAGATCGCCGAGATGTGCGGGGGCGAGGCGGTCGACGGCTTCCGTAAGCCGCCGAAGGAAAGCGAGGTGCTCTGTGTGGTCATCGATTGCGGTGGGACGGCTCGCGTGGGCGTGTATCCGATGAAAAAGATCCCCACGATCGACATATATGCGACGTCACCATCGGGACCGCTGGCCAACTTCATCACGGCAGAGTACTTCGTGTCGGGAACCAAGGAGAACAACATCACGGTCACCGGGTAGTCCACACCTCATTCCGGCCGGGGGCGTGACGGCCCGCCGGTTTCAGGGGCGGTGGTCTCTCTGTACGAAAGCAGGATCGAGCGGGTGGGGCCGCTGGTCGGCGATCTGTTCGAGCGAGGGGATCTCGTGGTCCTCTTCGCCTCGTGCGCTCCGACCGAGCTCTGGGATATTTCGGTTCTCCACGGTCACCCGGGGTATGACGGGGGACTGGAACCGGGCGACGTGCTCGGCATCGCAGGCCAGGAATACACGGTTGTCGCTGTCGGGGATGTGGCGCTGAAGAACTTCAGGGAACTGGGCCACCTGGTACTGAAGTTCAGCGATTCGGTCCGGGTGGAGCTCCCGGGCCAGGTCAACGTGGTCCCGCGGAGCCTGCCCGTCCTGAACCCGGGCGATTTGATCACTGTAAGGCATTCTTGTTACAGCGGCGGACCGGTGGGTCCCCGGGGGGTGTCAGCGGAGGATGTATCAGAGGCTACTGGAACTCGAGAGTAAGCGGTCACCCATCGTGGTAGGAGTGATCGGCGCGGGCCAGATGGGAGCGGGCCTGGTGGTCCAGCTCGAGACCATGCCGGGGATGCGCTCCGCCGTCGTTGCGGATATTGTGGCGGAGCGCGCCCGGGACTCTCTGCTCATGGCCGGGGTGACCCCCGGCGACGTGGTCGTGACGGACGACCTCGAGGAGGCGTCCCGGGCGCTATCCAGCGGCAAGCGTGTGGCGACCAGGCGCGGGACACTGGTGGCGGGATGCCCAAACCTCGACGTCGTCGTGGACTGCACCGGAGACCCCAACAGCGGGGCCGAAGTGGCCCTCGAGGCCATCACCGCGCGGAAGCACGTGGTCCTGCTGACGGTGGAGACGGACGTGACGGTGGGGCCGGTACTGAATAGACTGGCGCGCGCCGCAGGCGTGGTGTACACGGTGGCCAGCGGCGATGAGCCCGGGGTCATAATGGACCTGTACAACCACTTCAAGGCGCTCGGTTTCAGCGTGCTCGTCGCCGGGAAGGGAAAGAACAACCCGCTCGACCGCTCGGCCAACCCCTCGACCTGCGCGGATGAGGCAGGGGCTAGAGCCATGAACGCGAAGATGCTCGCGGCGTTCGTGGACGGCACCAAGACGATGGTGGAGATGGCTGCGGTAGCCAACGCAACGGGGCTGGTCCCCGACGTACGTTCGATGCACGGCCCCAACGCGGACCTGGACAGGCTGCTGGAGGTGTTCGAGCTCAAGCCGAGGGGCGGGGCGCTGAACAGGTTCGGCGTGGTGGACTATACCGTGGGGAACGTCGCCCCCGGGGTTTTCGTGATTGCCTCGATCGAGAACGAAAAGGTCAGGCAGGACCTGGGGTACCTGAAGATGGGGAGCGGCCCGAACTACCTGTTCTACCGGCCGTTCCACCTCGCAAACATAGAGACGCCGATATCCATAGCGAAAGCCGTGCTGCTCCGCGAGGCCACGATAGCGCCGTCTTCCGGTCTCGTGGCGGAATGCATGACAGTGGCGAAGAAGGACCTGGCCCCCGGAGAGGAGATCGACGGGATCGGCGGCTACACTGTGTACGGCTCGGTCGATACCGCGGAAGCGGCGAGGGCCGAAGGGGCGCTGCCTCTCGGTCTGGCCAGGGGCGCGGTGCTGAAGCGGACCGTCAGGAAAGGCGAACTCGTCAGGTACGACGACGTCATTCCGAGGGACGACACCGTGATATGGTCGCTGAGGCGCCTCCAGGACCTGATCGACTGGAAGACTGTCTCGTAACGCGACGCCTTCTATATGAACCCCGAAGCCCCGCGAAGCGGGGCTTCATCGTGCATACATTGCGGGCCCCCCTCCCACCACATCCGGCGTTACATTGTTGACACGACTCATCAAACCCAGCACGGCAAGGTTGCTATGAGATGGTTCGCAACCGTTCCCCCAGTGTATGACCTTTTGGGAGGGCCGTTTTGGCCGGGCAGCCGGCAAGGGCCCCGCATCTTGGGCGCAGCAAGCGGCGCATTTTCTGGAGGATTTTTTCTGTGCCAGGAGGATTTTGGGGAGAAAGGTAGAACCAATTGGGCACAAAGTGGTTTCTAGTGGATGAAAGTGGAGGATTCCACGATAGATCAGGTAGGGGATAGCGAGGGAAAGGGGGGAGAGGCCGTTGTTCATGGGTGAGTTCCGCCACACCATGGACGAGAAGGGGCGGCTCATCATGCCAGCCAGGTTCCGCGACGGGCTCGGCGACAGGTTTGTGGCCACACGTGGGCTCGACAACTGCCTCTTCGTATACCCTCTCGCCGAATGGGCCAGCTTAGAGGAGAAGCTCAAGAGCCTCCCGTTCACCAGGGGAGAGGCCAGGGCGTTCACCAGGCTGTTCCTTGCGGGCGCGTCCGAGTGCGAGATCGACCGGCAAGGTCGTTTCGTCATCCCCGGGGGGCTCAGGGACTACGCGAAAATCGAGAAGGACGTCGTCATCATCGGCGTTTCCAACAGGATAGAGGTCTGGAGCCAGACCGAATGGGATGCTTACGTTGAGAAAGCCGGCTCGAATTATGAAGAGCTGGCAGAGAATCTGGTCGGAATCTGATGGTTGAGAGGGACACCGGTGCGGGGGACGCCGGGCGGAGCACGCCCCACGTGCCGGTGTTGCTTCAGGAAACCATGGACTTGCTCGGGCCCCGCGCGGGCGGCGTGTACGTTGACTGTACGGTGGGTCACGGCGGCCACAGCTACGAAATCCTGCGAATGAGTGGCCCGGACGGGGTAGTGATAGGGATCGACCGGGACCCTTCGGCGATCGCGATGGCGCAGGAACGCTTGAGAGAATTCGGGAACCGCTTCATACCGGTGAGGTCGAATTTCGAGCGGCTGGTCGAGATAGTGCGGGGGGCGGGCAGGGACACGGTAGACGGCATGCTGTTCGACTTCGGGGTTTCGTCGGCGCAGCTGGACCTGCCCGGGCGCGGATTCACGTACAACGTGGACGCGCCGCTGGATATGAGGATGGACCCGGACCAGGAGACGACGGCGGCCGACCTGGTCAACGAGATGGAACCCGGCGAACTGGCGCGGATAATCAGGGAATACGGCGAAGAGCGCTGGGCTTTCAGGATAGCGCAGTTCATAGCGCAGAAGCGGAAGATAAGGCCCATCAGTACCACCGCGGAACTCGTTGACGTGATCAAGGCGGCGATACCGGCCGCGGCGAGACGGAAGGGAGGGCACCCCGCCAGGCGTACGTTTCAGGCCCTGCGGATAGCGACGAACAGGGAGCTCGAGGTGATCGAGAAGGCCCTGAGAGATGCGGTGGGTGTGACCAGGCGGGGCGGGCGGGTGTGCGCGATATCGTTCCATTCGCTTGAAGACAGGATTGTCAAACGGACTTTTGCATCCATGTCCCGCGAGAGGGTGCGGCTCCTGACGAGAAAGCCCGCCATGCCGGGCAGGGAAGAAATCGAGCGAAACCCGAGGTCCCGGAGCGCCAGGCTTCGGGCGGTGGAGATCGAAGGGTTCTAGGGCCCCAGGGGGACGAATATTATGGTTCTTGACAGATTCGGGTTTGAGCAATCATCGTCCATCGAAATCAGGGCCAATGCGGCCGCGCAGGCGCGGCGAAAGGCGCCGGTGGTACGGGCGCCCGTGGCCTGCCTGGTGGTCGCCCTGGTGATAATCTCGGTGGGGCTCGGGCTAACGTCGCGGGCGGCGCGCGCGGTGCAATCGGGATACAGGATAGTCCACCTGAAGAAGCAACTCGCGACACTTCAGAACGAGAACGCATTCCTCGAGGCCGAGCTCGCAAGGATACAGTCGCCGTCACGCATTGAGGAGATCGCGCGCAACAAACTCGGCATGGCGCCGCCGGAGGAGATCCGCGTGGCGGGCGTCGACCAGGGCTGGCAGGCGGCGATGGCGGTGCGGTCCGGGGAGGACGCCGAAGTGACGCAGGCCGCCTCCTGGCTGGACGTATTCACCCGGATAGCGTCGGGGGCCAGGACTGCCCAGGCCCGGCCGGCCAGGTAACGAGCGGATGATCACAAATCGAATGGTCCTTGAGCAGGACCGCCTACCGGGGAGGTAATCCTGAGGTGCTGGCGTCCGCGGGCGTGAGTCTCAGGAAAAGGGTGGTTGTGCTCTTCGTTTTTTCTTCGGTGCTGCTTGCGCTGCTGGTCGGCAGGGTCGCGTACATCCAGTTCCTGTGGGGAGAGGAGCTCAAGAAGAAGGCGCTCGAGGTGAGGATGAGGGACATCCCCGTTGCCGCCAAGCGGGGCGCCATCCTGGACCGCCGCGGGCGCGAGCTGGCGGTTTCCGTTTCCGTCGAATCGGTCTACGCGTTTCCCGCCCAGGTGAAAGAGCCCGAGAAGTCGGCCAGGACTCTGGCGGACATCTTGAACATGCCGTACGAGGAAGTATACGGGAGGCTGACCAGGGTTTCTTCGTTCGAGTGGATCAGGCGCAAGATCGAGCCGGAACAGGCAAAGCGTATCAGGGAGGCGAGGCTCAAGGGCGTCGACCTGACCCCCGAGAGCAAGCGATACTACCCGAAGGCCAACCTCGCAAGCCACGTGCTTGGGATATCGGGGATAGACAACCAGGGACTCGAAGGCCTGGAGGTGACGTACGACTCCCAGCTGCGCGGGACGCCGGGGAGGATAATCATAGAGATGGACGGCCTCGGAAGGGAGTTGCCCCAGGCCACCCACCGTTACGACCCGCCTGTCGAGGGACACAGCCTGATCCTCACTATTGACGAGGTCATCCAGTTCATCGCCGAGCGGGAGCTCGAGCGGGCGATGGCCAGGACGCAGGCCAAGGGCGGCACGGTAGTGGTTATGGACCCCGCTACAGGGGAGATACTCGCCATGGCGGCGAGGCCGGACTACGACCCCAACCGTTACGGGGACTTCCCCGACAAGAACCGTCGCAACCCCGCAATCAGCGATACATACCCGCCGGGCTCCACATTCAAGCCGGTGACCGCGTCCGCGGCGCTCGAAGAAGGGGTCACATCACTCCACGACCGCTTCTACTGCGGTGGCAGCATCAAGGTGCCGGGCCACACGATCACGTGCTGGCTGACAGAGGGGCACGGGAGCCAGTCGTTCCTCGAGGTGGTTCAGAATTCGTGCAACCCGGGGTTCGTTACACTGGGGCTCCGTGTGGGCGCCCAGCGTTTTTACTCGTACCTGGAGGCGTTCGGACTGACGGAGCCCACGGGTGTAGACCTCCCGGGTGAGGGAGTAGGTCTTACCATAAAGCCGCAGGAAATAAAGCCGGTGGACCTGGCGGTCATGTCGTTCGGGCAGACGCTGACGGTGACGCCGATCCAGCTCATCACTGCCATGGCGGCCATCGCGAACGACGGGGTGCTCATGCAGCCGCATCTCGTCAGGGAGATAAGGTCGTCCAGCGGGGGGATCGCGCAGTCCCTCGACCCCGTCGTGGAGAGGCGCGTGATCTCGGTCAAGACCGCCCAGGAGATGAAACAGGCGCTGGAGCAGGTAGTCGAGAAGGGCACCGGCCGCCAGGCGAGGATAGACGGGTACAGGCTGGCCGGCAAGACGGGGACCGCGAACAAGGTCATCGGAGGCAGGATCGCGGAGGGCAAGTACATCTCGTCGTTTGTCGGCTTCGGTCCTGTGGAGAAGCCCAGAGTAATAGCACTCATTACGATCGATGAACCAGTGGGGGAGTATTACGGGGGGCTCATCGCCGCGCCGGTCTTCGGCGGGATGATCGGGGATATACTGCGTTACCTGGAGGTGCCCCCGAAGCCCAGGCAGGCCGCCTCAAACGCCTCGAAGAAGCCGGTGGCTGCGGCGGCGTGGGTCCCAAACGTGGCGAACCTGCCGCTGGAGGACGCGCGCGAGGCTGTTTCCGCGGCGGGGCTTAGCCTGAGAGTGGAGGGCTCGGGGAACATCGTGGAGGAGCAGGAGCCTGCCGCGGGGACCGAGGTGCCCCCAAACAGCACAGTCCGCGTCAAGGCACGCCCCGCGATAGACCCCGCGCAGCCGGGTTACGTCTACGTGCCGAGCGTCGTGGGCAAGACCATAAAGGAAGCCACGGCGACCCTTGGCAAATTTGGGTTGAAGATCGAGGTGGAGGGCAGCGGGTTCGCGGTCTCGCAGGACCCCGCCCCCGGCAGCGCGGCGCCGCAGAACCAGGCGGTGAAGGTCTCGTTCCGCGCGCCCGAGTAGATCGGCGGTCCATGCGGGGACTTGTATAGGCTATTAGGCGTATTGAAACTGACTGCAACAGGCAGATATACTAAATTCGGGCTTTAGCAGGTAAGGAGGCTTTGCGGTGACCCTTGCGGGGCTGATAGGGATTCTGCCCCAGAAATCTGTAAACGGGGACGCCGGCGCGTCCGCAGTCACCGGAGTATCGTACGACTCGCGCACGGTTACCCCGGGTTCTGTATTCGTCTGCATCAAGGGATTCAAACTGGACGGCCACGATTTCGTGGCTGACGCCGTGGCCCGCGGGGCGGCTGCGGTGATCGCGGAAAGGCCCGTCGATTCTCGCGGAGTCCCCGTTGTCTTGGTGCCCGACTCCAGGGCGGCGCTGGCGATGGTTGCGAGCCAGTTCTACTCCCACCCCTCGAAGGAAATGAG carries:
- a CDS encoding PTS sorbitol transporter subunit IIC — its product is MGALAHGAEAFIGVFKKGGEVYISLLSGIVPTLIALMTAVYFVTRAIGQEKVEAFARRLTGNRLLRYTLFPVLAVFFLTNPMAYTFGRFLNEKHKPAFYDAAVSFVHPIVGLFPHANPAELFVYLGIAKGLQDKGLSLGPIAIRYFIVGVIVILMRGLMTESLTAYFARQRGVTLE
- a CDS encoding PTS glucitol/sorbitol transporter subunit IIB, whose protein sequence is MNWVTGLLEKIGRGAGRFVGLFFQAGRDTIDQLIKNVLPFMAFVATLIGIILATGIGNALAQVLRPLAGSLVGLIVLSLIVGFPILSPLLGPGAVIAQVIGTLIGVEIGRGNVPVQLALPAMFAINPQVGCDFIPVGLALGEAKPETIEIGVPAILVTRFVTGPISVVLAYLFSIGMY
- a CDS encoding PTS sorbitol transporter; protein product: MGVAYRTIKVEKGPGGWGGPLVLTPKPGKDKISSVTGGGIHPLATKIAEMCGGEAVDGFRKPPKESEVLCVVIDCGGTARVGVYPMKKIPTIDIYATSPSGPLANFITAEYFVSGTKENNITVTG
- a CDS encoding PTS glucitol/sorbitol transporter subunit IIA — translated: MVSLYESRIERVGPLVGDLFERGDLVVLFASCAPTELWDISVLHGHPGYDGGLEPGDVLGIAGQEYTVVAVGDVALKNFRELGHLVLKFSDSVRVELPGQVNVVPRSLPVLNPGDLITVRHSCYSGGPVGPRGVSAEDVSEATGTRE
- a CDS encoding NAD(P)-dependent oxidoreductase; protein product: MYQRLLELESKRSPIVVGVIGAGQMGAGLVVQLETMPGMRSAVVADIVAERARDSLLMAGVTPGDVVVTDDLEEASRALSSGKRVATRRGTLVAGCPNLDVVVDCTGDPNSGAEVALEAITARKHVVLLTVETDVTVGPVLNRLARAAGVVYTVASGDEPGVIMDLYNHFKALGFSVLVAGKGKNNPLDRSANPSTCADEAGARAMNAKMLAAFVDGTKTMVEMAAVANATGLVPDVRSMHGPNADLDRLLEVFELKPRGGALNRFGVVDYTVGNVAPGVFVIASIENEKVRQDLGYLKMGSGPNYLFYRPFHLANIETPISIAKAVLLREATIAPSSGLVAECMTVAKKDLAPGEEIDGIGGYTVYGSVDTAEAARAEGALPLGLARGAVLKRTVRKGELVRYDDVIPRDDTVIWSLRRLQDLIDWKTVS
- the mraZ gene encoding division/cell wall cluster transcriptional repressor MraZ, whose protein sequence is MFMGEFRHTMDEKGRLIMPARFRDGLGDRFVATRGLDNCLFVYPLAEWASLEEKLKSLPFTRGEARAFTRLFLAGASECEIDRQGRFVIPGGLRDYAKIEKDVVIIGVSNRIEVWSQTEWDAYVEKAGSNYEELAENLVGI
- the rsmH gene encoding 16S rRNA (cytosine(1402)-N(4))-methyltransferase RsmH; this encodes MVERDTGAGDAGRSTPHVPVLLQETMDLLGPRAGGVYVDCTVGHGGHSYEILRMSGPDGVVIGIDRDPSAIAMAQERLREFGNRFIPVRSNFERLVEIVRGAGRDTVDGMLFDFGVSSAQLDLPGRGFTYNVDAPLDMRMDPDQETTAADLVNEMEPGELARIIREYGEERWAFRIAQFIAQKRKIRPISTTAELVDVIKAAIPAAARRKGGHPARRTFQALRIATNRELEVIEKALRDAVGVTRRGGRVCAISFHSLEDRIVKRTFASMSRERVRLLTRKPAMPGREEIERNPRSRSARLRAVEIEGF
- a CDS encoding septum formation initiator family protein, which gives rise to MVLDRFGFEQSSSIEIRANAAAQARRKAPVVRAPVACLVVALVIISVGLGLTSRAARAVQSGYRIVHLKKQLATLQNENAFLEAELARIQSPSRIEEIARNKLGMAPPEEIRVAGVDQGWQAAMAVRSGEDAEVTQAASWLDVFTRIASGARTAQARPAR
- a CDS encoding stage V sporulation protein D, with translation MASAGVSLRKRVVVLFVFSSVLLALLVGRVAYIQFLWGEELKKKALEVRMRDIPVAAKRGAILDRRGRELAVSVSVESVYAFPAQVKEPEKSARTLADILNMPYEEVYGRLTRVSSFEWIRRKIEPEQAKRIREARLKGVDLTPESKRYYPKANLASHVLGISGIDNQGLEGLEVTYDSQLRGTPGRIIIEMDGLGRELPQATHRYDPPVEGHSLILTIDEVIQFIAERELERAMARTQAKGGTVVVMDPATGEILAMAARPDYDPNRYGDFPDKNRRNPAISDTYPPGSTFKPVTASAALEEGVTSLHDRFYCGGSIKVPGHTITCWLTEGHGSQSFLEVVQNSCNPGFVTLGLRVGAQRFYSYLEAFGLTEPTGVDLPGEGVGLTIKPQEIKPVDLAVMSFGQTLTVTPIQLITAMAAIANDGVLMQPHLVREIRSSSGGIAQSLDPVVERRVISVKTAQEMKQALEQVVEKGTGRQARIDGYRLAGKTGTANKVIGGRIAEGKYISSFVGFGPVEKPRVIALITIDEPVGEYYGGLIAAPVFGGMIGDILRYLEVPPKPRQAASNASKKPVAAAAWVPNVANLPLEDAREAVSAAGLSLRVEGSGNIVEEQEPAAGTEVPPNSTVRVKARPAIDPAQPGYVYVPSVVGKTIKEATATLGKFGLKIEVEGSGFAVSQDPAPGSAAPQNQAVKVSFRAPE